The stretch of DNA GGGGCGTTCGCTGATCATGACCATGGGGTGGGCGAAGCGGGGGCGGCGGGTGGCGGCCTGCCGGTGCGGGATCCGCCGGGCCCGGCCGGTGCGCAGGGCGGCGGCGACCTCGCGGCGCAACTCGCCCCGGCCCTGGAGGTAGAGGGTCTGGTAGACGGTTTCGACAGCCACGTGCATCTCCGGCCGGTCGGGGAAGGTTTCCCGTAGAGCCTGGCAGATCTGCTCCGGGCTCCACCTCAGGTCCAGGAGGTGCTGGATGAAGTCCCGCAGCTCGGGAGTCTGCCCGATCTTGCGCGGTTTGGGGCGGGGCCGGCGGGCGTTCGCGCGGGCCTGGGCCGCGTGCGGGCGGTAGGCGCCGCTGACCGGGTGGGCGTTGCGGGTGATCTCCCGGCTGACGGTGGACGGGCTGCGGCCGAGTTCCGCGGCGATTGCCCGGACGGTGGCCTTCTCCCGCAGCCGGTCGGCGATGTGGATCCGTTCCGCCTCGGTCAGGAACCGTGACCGCCCTGCCGGCCCGGTCGGCGGCGCCGGCTTCCCGTCGAGGTCGAGGGGAGCCGGCGCCGTGCGCTGGGTGCCGGTCGGCTTGCGCCCGTTACGCCACTTCTGGCCGGTCCTGCGGTCGACGCCGACGATCCGGCATGCCTCGGTGTTGCTCACGCCCTGCTGCACGAGCCGGGAGTATGCCGCCCGCTCCCGCAGCAGCTTCCGCCGACCCTGCGGTCTGCGGTTGCCACGGATCTCGAAGTCCATCGCATCCCCTGAACTGGGGTGTTGCAACGACTCCTAGAACCCAAGCAGTTCCCCGCGCCCCTGGGAGGTGCAACTACAGCTCTACACCAACGGTGACCGGCTCGTTCACCAGCTCCACGCCGAAAGCCTCGCGGACGCCCTCGCGGATCTCGCGGGCCAGGGCCAGCAGGTCGGCCGTGGTGGCGGTGCCGCGGTTGGTGAGGGCGAGGGTGTGCTTGGTGGAGAGGGTGGCCGGGCCAGTGCCGTAGCCCTTGGTGAAGCCGGCCTGGTCGATCAGCCAGGCGGCGGAGGTCTTGGTGCGGCCGTCGGGCGCCGGGTAGAGCGGGGCGGTGCGGCCGTCGAGGCGGGCCGCGAAGGCCGCGTACTGCTCGGGGTCGAGCACCGGGTTGGTGAAGAAGGATCCGGCGGACCAGGTGTCGTGGTCCGCCGGGTCGAGCACCATGCCCTTGCCCGCCCGCAGCTTCAGCACCGTGTCGTACG from Kitasatospora sp. MMS16-BH015 encodes:
- a CDS encoding IS30 family transposase, with product MSNTEACRIVGVDRRTGQKWRNGRKPTGTQRTAPAPLDLDGKPAPPTGPAGRSRFLTEAERIHIADRLREKATVRAIAAELGRSPSTVSREITRNAHPVSGAYRPHAAQARANARRPRPKPRKIGQTPELRDFIQHLLDLRWSPEQICQALRETFPDRPEMHVAVETVYQTLYLQGRGELRREVAAALRTGRARRIPHRQAATRRPRFAHPMVMISERPAEADDRAVPGHWEGDLIIGKDGASAIGTLVERATRYVMLLHLPAGRGAEQVRDALVATVQTLPAHLRRSLAWDQGAEMARHADFTIATDVPVYFCDPASPWQRGSNENTNGLLRQYFPKGTDLSVHSPEHLAAVAAQLNGRPRKTLDWDTPAERLHKLHTA